Genomic segment of Canis aureus isolate CA01 chromosome 16, VMU_Caureus_v.1.0, whole genome shotgun sequence:
TCTTTAAAAGTTCGTTGCAGCAGGTGTGTGGATAAAGGATTTGTGAGGAGGGCTTGGAAACGGGGAGACCATCATTTAGGACGGGGGTGCAGAAGTTCCAGGGCCGGGCACGGCCGTGAGTCGCGGCCCGGTCAGTGTCGCTGTCGCGGCAGGAGGGCCGCCAGGTTTCGCTCCGTCCAGCTGTTTTGGTCACTGAGAACCACGGAGAAGCAAGTCTGTTTAAGACGTGTTGGGCTCAAAAGGCCGTGGTAGACGTACGAGACTGGAACTGGGGATATAAAAATTTAGCAGACTACCAACGGCATTTTAAAAGGCACAGATGAGGACTTACGGGTCAGGCCAAGCTGCAGAAACCCTCTGCTCACTCCGCCCTGACGCCCCTGGGACCGGGCCAGGGTCTCACGCGGACCGAAGGGCGCATGCGCACACCTACGCTCCCGGGCGGCCCCTGGGCGGCAGCTTCCCGATTGCGCACGCGTGGTGTGCGGCGGTCGCCATGGAGACGCGTGGCGCCGCGGGGGCGCTTTGCTCCTGCAGCCGCGGGCTTGGCggcaggggctgtggggctgtCCCAGGCGCAGGTGGCGGCCCTGAGGGCGGATGGACGGCCGCGGGGGAGCAGGGGCGTCGGGGTTCGGCGAGGAGGCCGTGGACGACGAGGACGACGAAGAGGAGCGAGAGGGTGGCGCTGCGGGCTCTCAGGGAGCCAAACTGCCCCCCATCGCCGGCAACGCCTCAGAAGTGAGCAAACggaaagtgaagaagaaaaagaagaagaagaccaaGGGGCCCGGCAAGGGGGACGGTAAGAGGAGCAGCTGGCTCAGCAGCCTCAGCTCCCATACCAGAGTTTCTTCTCCAAGGTCACTTACTCCCACTCCTCACAAAGAACCCCATCTACCTGGGGACCACTTCAGACCAAAACCAGAAACTCGCCAATCCCAAACAGAGGTCCTGCCGCTCCCCACACATACCACTTAACACAACACAGTGATGCCCCAGCCCTACCCATAAAAACCGTACGTGTCCACAGAGATCCTCAACATCCGTGGAGACCCTCTACCCCACAGAGATCCCCAACATACCCAGTATTATTCCCGCAGAGCCTCCCAGCTCCACACAGCAACTCAGCTTTGTACAGACATCCTCTCAATGTCCTAATCAATCCCTCAGCTAAAATTCAGAATCTTAAATAACCACACCTTCCCCACAGCAACTTCAAGCCTCCCTACAGAGATCCTCTCATCTTCACATGGACTTTCCCCAAGCCTAAGATACTAAGACGCTAGTGACAAACATGCACTGAAACACGGGTTTTTGCCTTGTGCCCCATGCGTTAAGGGGCACCTGCCCTCTAGAAGTCCTGTAATGCAGAGAAAGTATCTTTCCTGCAGGGACTGCCTTCTCACATCCTCCCCCCATTCGCCAGAGCCAGCCTTCAACTGCACACATACCATCACACCAGTCACTGCTGCATACTCTTATAATCCCCAACATCCTCAACAACACCCCCTTATATCATTAGAGCCACCAAATAAAACTAAAGTCAGATACCCCATCAGGCACACACATTCCCAGTCTATGCATACATATGGGCACTCAGCTACACACTCACATGCATAACTCCCCACTCCCCAAGACTTCCTGTACACatacaaccacacacacacatgttcccACTCCAGTCTCTCCCATGGACAcctcacatacatacacatacctaCACCTGCCACAGTCCCACAGAGTGCCTATATCTCACCaaggtcctctcccagaaccacCCCCCTGCCCCGATTTCTTGACAAAGGCACTGAGCACTCAGTTTATGGAGAGAGAGGACCGTCGGTGACAGAGAATGCACCTCCTTATGAGTGCTGAGTCTCCAGCGTCACTTGTGTGGTCCCCTTTTGAAGCTTTGACTGTTAGGAAAGTGGCTCTCATTGATTCTGGCATGGTGGTCCTAACCTCCAGCATGGGTCCTGACCTTGGTTCACATTTCTGGGCCCTAGCCTGTGGCATGTAGGGCTGGCACCACTAGCAAGCTGAAGGAGTGGCAGCCTTCCCCGTGTCATCCTTGTAGTTTGAGAAAGGAAGCAATGGGAAGGTTATAATGACTTCTTCAGGTGGAATCTtaataaaaaggcaagaaaaaaattgtggagCTGAGATCAAAAGGCCCCATGTGTATCAGCAAAGCCAAACTAGGAAACTTACTGTCTTTTTGGCTTAGTTTCTGACCCTGAAAATTATAGTGGCATGTAATTCATGCTGTCAGCAAGACACACCAAATAGTTCTTGAGGAATAGGAAAGCATAGAAATGTCCAGAGagggcttttttatttcttattttctcttttttttttttttttttttgcagggggaGGGATTTCTGTCTCCCCAAAAGCAGAAGGATGAGCTGATGAAAGAACTACCACTTACAGTATTCCACATGAGTGCCATATAATTCAGCTGGCTTGGCATAATATTGCTTTCCACAACCAGGTTTAGGAAGCTTTTCTGTTGTTCTCCATTTCTCCTCTATCATAAAGAAGTCCAGACTAGGGGTGGAGTCATAGACTCCTCAAACTGCAGGGTACCTCGATGAGATATGGAACATGAATGGCACAGTGGAAAGAACAGGGCATTGGGAGCTGGGCCTATGTTCGAATCCTGACCCTGCCATTCACTATGTGATACTGTAAGTTAGACTTttagagtctcagtttcctcaccaggAAAATAGCGCTGATAGCCTTTATCCAAAGGACCTGGCCTATAGTATGTGCCCAATAAATTGTTCCTCCTTCCCCAAAAGGACTTGACCCAAAGCACAGAGCCAGTGGTGTATATAAGGCTAGTGGGTTTGGCTATCTGAGCCCAGGTCAGGAGGGGCCTCCACTCCCATACATCTTCAGGGACTTGGGCATCACCCTTGAGCAGGCTGAGGCTAAAACACTGTTCATCTGCTCAGCAGATAAACATCAGAGTCGAGGCCTGAAGAGTCAGCAGCTGTCCTCATCCTTTCATGATATCTTAAGTCCTGGCAAAGATCATGGCCCAAGGCAAGAGCACAAACAGGACAAGGATGAAACCAAGCCCATCCCCCCTTTCTCCTCCACTGTAAACCTCACCCATTTTGCTGAAATAGAAGAGAGCCTCTCCAACCAGATCAATGAAAGTCTGCGTTGGGATGGAATTCTCGCTGACCCAGAGGCTGAGAAAGAAAGGATTCGCATATATAAACTGAACCGGAGGAAGCGGTACCGGGTTTCGGCCCTCAAGGGCTTCCACCCTGAGCTGTGTGGCGAGGAGAACCCGGAGAACTTACCCTACCTGTCAGATAAAGACAGCAGCACCGAGGGCAGGCAGCCCGACTGAAAGCGGATCACCCCAGTCACTTCTTTGAAGGAACCCTCACTCCAAATCTCCTGCACTCTGACTTGGCTGCTGCTCTGCCAGAGTGAAAATCCACTCCTG
This window contains:
- the LIAT1 gene encoding protein LIAT1; amino-acid sequence: MDGRGGAGASGFGEEAVDDEDDEEEREGGAAGSQGAKLPPIAGNASEVSKRKVKKKKKKKTKGPGKGDADKHQSRGLKSQQLSSSFHDILSPGKDHGPRQEHKQDKDETKPIPPFSSTVNLTHFAEIEESLSNQINESLRWDGILADPEAEKERIRIYKLNRRKRYRVSALKGFHPELCGEENPENLPYLSDKDSSTEGRQPD